TTAACCGGCAAGTAAACCGGCTCAGCCACGCTTATCGACTCCCCCTCCGGACCATCAAACAAAGAAAACTGCCCCGCCAAACAGGAACCCGAACCGGCAGAGACCGTATTTAAATACGTGACGACAGCCGTAAGCAAACGCGCCCGGTCGATGTTAAAACAATCCAAAGCTCCAGCTCTAATCAGGCTTTCCTGCATTTTACGATTAAGACTGAGATTAGCTGTCCGCCGCCAAAAATCGCCGGGATCTTTGAATAAACCATTGGCCTCACGTTCGGCTACCACCTCTCGAATCGCCCCAAAACCGACATTTTTTATTGCACCTAGGGCAAAGCGGATTTTGTTTTTTCCTTCCGTGGCGAACTTAACTTGGCTGTAATTTACATTCAGCGGCAAAACTTCAATTCCAAGTTGCCGGCAAGCTTGGACGTAGTGCGCTGCTTTGCTTAAATCACCGATAAAACTGTTTAAAATCGCCGCCATAAACTCCGTAGGATAATATAGGCGCAGCCAAGCCGTATAATAGGCGACAATCGCATAAGATGCCGCGTGCGGTTTATTAAATGCATAACCAGCAAAAGCTAAAACTTCGTTGAATATCTTGCGGCCGACGTTTTCTTCAACCCCATTAGCTATGCAGCCCGGAACCTTATTTCCTTTGAAATCATGTCCGCCGAATAAAAACAAGCCTTCATAAGTGGCCAGCTCTTTCGGCTTCTTTTTGGCCATGGCACGGCGAACGATGTCAGCCATCCCCATGGAAAAACCAGCCAAATCCCGCACAATTTGCATAACCTGTTCCTGATATACGATACAACCATAAGTAACTTGCAGAATAGGCCGCAACAACGGGTGGTCATAAGATATCAAAGCAGGATTATGCCGAGCCGCCACATAACGTGGAATCTGCTCCATAGGGCCAGGACGATATAAGGATATACCGGCTATTATGTCTTCCAAAGAAGTCGGACGCAACTCTTTGATGAAAGAGGTCATGCCAGAGCTTTCCAATTGAAACACCCCGTCCGTTTCGCCACGCCCTAACATATTGAAAACTTTTTCATCTGCCAAATCTAACTGATCAAAGTCAATTTCCCGGCCGTAATTTACCTTAATCGCCGCTGCCGCATCTCGCAGGACCGTGAGAGTACGCAAACCCAAAAAATCAAATTTCAATAAACCGATGCTTTCAATATAATTTTTGGTATATTGCACGACCAAAGCTTCGTCATTTTTGGCCAGCGGTGCATAATTAACTACCGGCTCCCCACAAATTATCACCCCGGCCGCATGAGTTGAGGCGTGTCGCGGCAAACCTTCTAAAATTTGAGCATAGTCGATCAGCTGCCTTACCTGCGGATCTTTCTCATATAGCATTTTTAGGTCGGCATTTATATTTAAGGCTTTTTTCAAGGTCATACCTAAAACACCGGGGATCATTTTGGCAAGCTTATCAGTTTCCGGCAATGGGTAGTCCAACACTCGGGCAACATCTCTGACCACAGCCTTGGCAGCCATTGTCCCGAAAGTTATCACCTGGCAAACCCGCTCCGTACCATATTTGCGATAAACATAATCAATCACTTCTTGGCGACGTTCAAAGCAAAAGTCGATATCAAAGTCCGGCATACTTACACGTTCGGCATTCAAAAATCTTTCAAAAATCAGATTATAGCGCAAGGGGTCGATATTGGTTATCCCCAAACAAAAGGCAGCTAATGAACCTGCGCCCGATCCACGCCCAGGTCCGACAAAAATCCCGTTGCGCTTGGCATAATCAATAAAATCCCAAACAATAAGGTAATAATCCGTATAGCCCATTGAATTAATAACGGACAATTCATATTTCAGGCGTTCTTCATAAGTTTCCCGCGGAGCAAAAGCAGCTTGGGCAAGTCTTCGTTCCAGTCCTGCACGGCATTTGGTCGTCAAATAAGCTACCGAATCGGAGAACTCCTCCGGTTGCTTGAATTTAGGCAGGTGTAAAACGCCGAACTCGAACTCCGCCTTACAGCGTTCGGCAATACGCACGGTATTGGCCAGAGCTTCCGGCAAATCAGGAAAAGCAGCAGCCATCTCGGACGGACTTTTGATGTACAACTGATCGGAACCAATACGAGGGCGATGCTCATCGTTAAGCTTTTTACCTGTTTTAATACAAAGCAATATTTCGTGTGCCGTAGCATCAGTTTGCTGCATGTAATGACAATCATTGGTGGCAACCGGTGGAATACCAAGTTTTTTGGCTATGCGGATCAAACCACTGTTAACCATATTCTGCTCCGGCAGCCCAGTCGCCTGCATTTCCAAAAAGAAATTTTCCGACCCGAAAATATCTTGATACTGCCGCGCCAGCTCACAGGCTCCAGCAAAGTCACCGCGCCGCAGTGCAAGTGGTATCTCTCCCTCGATACAACCTGAAAGAGCTATCAAGCCCTCGTGATAGAGTGCCAAAAGCTCATGATCTACCCGTGGTTTACCATAAAAGCCTTCCGTATAGCTGAGCGTAACCAACTTATTTAAATTTCGCAAGCCGCAGTTATTTTCTGCCAATAAAATAAGATGCGCCGTCCGGCGATCAGCCACTCCGTCTTTGGCCAATCGCCCGTTCAGCGCAACATAAACTTCACAGCCGATAATCGGCTTTATATTTTCTTTACGACAAGCCTGATAAAATTCTAAGGCTCCGTACATAACTCCATGGTCGGTAATGGCACAGGCTGACATGCCAAGTTCAGCAATGCGGCGCGGCAGTTCGCTGATTCGATTAGCCCCGCTGAGCAGGCTGTACTCCGTATGCATATGCAAATGAACAAAATCTGCCATGCCCCGACCCGTGAATTAAAGTTCGGCTTCTATAGCCGCTTTTATTTTGGCCGCTCGTACTGCTAAACGCTCCTGTACCATGGCTTTATCAGTTCCATAGCAACCGCAATATATTTTAAGTTTTGGCTCAGTACCTGACGGACGAACACAAGCCCAATCCAAACCGTCAAATTCATAAAGCAATACATTTGACTGAGGCAAAGTAAGGTCTTCTTGCCACAGCTTGCCGTCACGGTAACCACAACGTACTCTGAGCTGATAGTCGCGGCGCGCCGTCAGAGGGTAACCAGCGAATTCGTTAACCGGTTGTTTACGCAATTTGTCTAAAGCATTTTTTATTTTTTCAATACCGGCAAGACCTTCCAAAGTAATGGAAACCGTCTTTTCCTCGCCATAACCATATTTGGCATAACAATCATTCAAACGGTCTGCCAAGGTTTGACCGGCCTCGGCAGCGGTAACAGCCAATTCCGCCAAAAGCATCGCGCCGACAACGGCATCTTTGTCCCGCACCTCGGTTTCAGCCAAATAACCGTAACTTTCCTCAAAGCCGAATTGGAAATGAGCGTCACCGTTTTCGTCCAAATTCTTGATCAATTCGCCAATGTATTTGAATCCGGTAAGCACTTCATAGAGTTTTACACCGAAATGAGCTGCTACCTGATGCGCCAAACGCGTTGAAACAATGGTCGTCGCTACGAATGAGTTCTTCGGCAAAGTTCCACGTGCCTGACGAGCGGACAAGACATAGTCCATCAGCAACATGCCGATTTGGTTGCCAGTCAGCACCTGATACTCACCGTTGGCTAACCGGACACAGCAGCCGGTGCGATCACTGTCCGGGTCAGTCGCAATAACTATATCCGCTTTTTCTTTGGCGGCTAAATCTATCGCCAATTGCAGAGCCGCTCTTTCCTCAGGATTAGGGTAAGAGCAGGTCTTAAATTCCGGATCAGGCAGCTCCTGTTCCGGCACGACAATAATGTTTTTAAAGCCCATCTTCTTCCAGATGGCACGCACCGGCTTATTACCGGCTCCGTTTAACGGGGTATAGACAATTTTCATGTCCTTGTGCTTGGCCACCAAATCGCCGTTAATGCTGATCTTAAGCAGCATATCGAAATATGCTTCATCCATTTTCGGAGTGATGTATTCAAACAACCCGGCCGCTTTTGCCGCTGCCTTATCCATTGGCTTAATGTCACGGATATCTTTGATCTTATTCATTGCGGCAATAACTACATCGGCCGCTGCCGGGGGCAACTGTCCGCCGTCCTCGCCGTAAGCCTTATATCCATTATATTTGCCGGGATTGTGGGAAGCGGTAATCATTACACCGGCGGCCGCTTTAAAGTAGCGCACGGCGTACGACAGCATAGGCGTTGGGTGCAATTCGCTGAATAAACGTGCTTTAATCCCGTGAGCAGCAAAAACCAAGCCGGTAATCTCGGCAAATTCCTGTGAGTGTTTGCGGCTGTCGTAAGAAATGCAAACTCCGGCTGCTTTGGCGGCTTCACCGCGTTGAGAGATGTATTCGGCAAAGGCCTCGGTCGCCAAGGCCACCGTATACTTATTCATATAGTTCGTGCCGGCACCGATGATGCCGCGCAGCCCACCGGTACCAAATTCAAGATACCGGTAAAAACGTTCTTTTATCGCCGTTTCATCACCGGCAATATCCTTTAATTCTGCATGAGTTTCCGCATCAAAATACGGATCGTTAGCCCAAATCTGATAAAGTTCATGATAGTTAGCCATAGTATCTCCTCATAGGTCGTTAAGCCTAAGCATTTATATTTATCGGAATTATTTTAACACATTAAACTTTGAATAGCATCTCGGTAAACCGCGGCCTGTTCATATTCGGTTCGCGTTGCCGACTGACGCATCAGTTTTTGCAATTGTTTCAACAATTTAGCTTTTTCTTTAGGCGATAAAACGCAAGCTGATTTTTCAAAGTGCTTTAAGTCGCCTCGGCGCAAAAATTCAGTCAACTCGGCAAAAGTAGGAGCTTGGGAAGTGGCTGACGGTTTAGCTGTAGGTTTAGTTGACGGCTTAGCTGTAGGTTTGGCTGTAGATGCGGCAGTTGCCCCATCAATAACACTGGTTACCGCTGCTGCGGCCGTTTTTGCCACAGCCTTATGGAGATAAGGATTCGTATCCGGTTCGTTCATCGCCGATTCGTTCATCGCCGGTTCACTCATCGCCGCACGCTCATGTTCCCGCTGTGACGCCTTCGGAGATGTAACTGAATAAGTGTCCGGCAACTCTCTGATTTCCTTAACTACTGTATGCGGCGTTATATTATGGATCTGATTATAAGTAGCTTGAATACGCCGCCGACGATTGGTTTCATCGACAGCATTCTGCATGGCCGCAGTAATACTGTCTGCGTACATAATAACTTTTCCGTTGACATTTCTGGCAACTCTACCGATGATCTGAATCAAGGATGTGGCCGAGCGCAAAAAGCCCTCTTTATCCGCATCCAAAATTGCCAGCAAGCCTACTTCCGGCAAATCAATACCTTCCCTCAGGAGGTTGATTCCGACCAGAACGTCAAACTCTCCCTCCCGCAATTCTTTCAAGATTCGCAAACGCTCTTCGTTAGCTATATCGGAATGAAGATACTTAACTTTTAACCCGGCAGAACTAAAAAATTCCGTTAAATCTTCCGACATTTTTTTGGTCAAAGTAAGAACCAAAGTTCGTTCACCGACCGCCGTTTTTTTCTTGATAGCCGCCAACATATCTTCTATTTGACCGTCAACCGGATGTATCTCGATCGGAGGATCCAGCAAGCCTGTCGGACGAATAACCTGTTCTTGCACAAATTCGCTGTGTTGCGCCTCGTATTTTCCAGGAGTAGCCGAAACGAAAAGAGTCTGCCCCATTTTACGCTCGAATTCGTTAAATTTTAGCGGACGATTATCAAATGCGGCGGGCAGCCGAAAACCGTAGTCCACCAGAGCTTCTTTACGTGAGCGATCTCCGGCATACATCGCGCCAATCTGCGGCACAGTAACGTGAGATTCATCGATCATAAGTAAATAATCTTCGGGAAAGAAATCCAGCAAAGTATAGGGAGGCACACCAGGTTTACGCCCATCCAAAAAACGCGAATAGTTCTCTATACCTTTAACGAAACCGGTTTCCAAAAGCATGTCCATGTCATATCGCGTTCTTTGTTCTAAACGATAGGCCTCCATGATTTTGCCTTCCGCTCGCAGTTCCTTAACCCGTGCCGTAAGTTCCTGCTCAATGTCCGATAAAGCTCCCATAATTTTGGCGCGTGAAGTGGCATAATGACTAGCAGGATATATAAGCACATAGTTGCGCAGAGCCAGCGTTTTACCAGTCAATGCATCCACTTCGGCAATCCGATCGATTTCATCATCAAAAAAAGAAATCCGCAAAATTATTTTATCTGATGAAATAGGATAGATATCAAGGCTATCGCCGCGCACGCGAAATGTGCCACGCCGGCAGTCATAATCGTTGCGCTGATACTGAATATCAACCAATTCCCGGATCACTTCGTCACGATTTTTTGTCGCACCTTCGCGCAAATGCACCATTAAATGCTTATAGGTATACGGATCACCAAGGCCGTAAATGCAGGAAACTGACGCCACAACGATTACATCGCGACGTTCTAGCAATGACGCGGTGGCTGAATGACGCATCCGATCAATCTCATCATTTATCGCCGAATCCTTTTCGATATACGTGTCCGTGGCGGCAATATAAGCTTCCGGCTGGTAAAAATCATAGTAACTGACAAAATATTCAACTGCATTTTCCGGGAAGAAAGCTTTAAACTCCGCACAAAGCTGGCCGCTCAAAGTTTTGTTGGGAGCCAGCACGAGCGTGGGACGTTGCAGACGAGCAATAATATTAGCCATGGTGAAAGTTTTGCCGGATCCGGTAACGCCGAGTAAAGTTTGAGCCCGGCGGCCGGCGGTGAAACCGGCCGTCAAGGCTTCAATAGCCGCAGGCTGATCACCTGTCGGCTGAAACGGCGCATGTAACTTAAATTCCATGCCAACCTCTATTCAGCAAGTTTTTTAAGCAGAACATCGCTGCGTTGCAGGAAAGCGGTAAGTTCATTGCCCTTTAATATGCCATAATTAAGCTTGGCCAAGTCGTAAAGTTGCGCGATCAGTTCCGCCTTAGTTTCTGCATCGGACAAATTGAGCAATTTAGTCCAGATGGCATTGTCGGTGTTAAACACCAATTTATTCTTTGCTTGCATCATGCCGTTCAAATTGGGATCATTTAAATCCTGCCCCATTTGCTTGAACATTTCCCGCATTTGTTTGGCCCGCTTACCGTCCTCGGTTTCCATCAAAACCGCCGGCAAAGCATCGACGCCCAAAGCCGCAACGCCGAAATCAACATCTGCGGCATAGGCAGAAAAGGCCTCTTGCAGACGCGGTAAAATCTCTGAATCACCGGCCTCATTATTATTTTCCGCCTCGACTGCAATGAAATGCGTATCCGGACGTTTGTACTCAAGGAAATTGATGAAGGGAGCGTCAATCTCCTTACCTAGGCAAACCACCTCGTGTTTACGAGAAATCGCCAAATCGACATAGTATGCCTGCTTTTCTTTGTCCACCGTATAATAAATCTCCTTCGGTGCTTCCGCCCAGTGCAACCAAGTGTCATCCGTTTTGCGGAAAATCAAAGCTGAATTAGCCTTTTCGTAAAACTTTTCATCGCGCATCATCCCGTATTTGACGAAAGTAGATATGCTGTCCCAAGATTTTTCGTAAGCCGGTAAATCCTTACGGAAAATTTCATTTAATTTATCCGCCACCTTTTTGACGATGTGTGCGCTCAATTTTTGGACATAAGCATCATGTTGCAAGAAGCTGCGTGAGACGTTGAGCGGTAAATCCGGACAGTCGATGCAACCTCGCAATAAGAATAGGAAATCAGGGATGACTTCTTTTATATTGTCGGCAACAAATACCTGATTGCTATACAGTTTTATACGACCATCCAAAGTGGCGATTTTTTCCTCGTTTTGTTTAGGGAAATACAGTATGCCCTTTAAATTGAACGGGTAATCCATATTCAAATGAATCCAGAACAGTGGCGGATTGAAATCTTGGAAAGCTTCGCGGTAGAAAGCCAAATATTCTTCGTCTGTACATTCGCTCGGTTTTTTAAGCCATAACGGCGAAGTATTGTTCAGCGGCTGCGGTGCCGTCGATCTTTTTTGGGCTGTGTCCGTAGCAGCTTCGTCCGTTGCGGGAGTGTCGCCCGAACCAGCAGCGGCTTCATTCGTTGCGGCCGTCTCGTCCTTCTTCGCTTTAGCGGTGGCGGCAGCGGACTCACGCGCAGATTCCTCCGCCTCCTCTTTTACGGAAGTGAAAAAAATCGGCTGCGGCATAAAGTAGCAATACTTGTGCAAAGTTGCACGCACAAAACCGGCGTTGACAAATTTCTGCGCTTCATCGGACAAAGTAATGATTATCTCCGTCCCGACCTCGGCTTTTTCGCATTCTGAAAGTGTATAGGAAACGCCATCTTCGCTCAGCCAATGCGCCGCCTTTGCCCCCGGTAGATAAGATAGGCTGAATATTTCCACCTTTTCCGCCGGCATGAAAGCCGAATAAAAGCCTAAGCCAAAATGTCCGATAATTCCGTCGGCCGACTTGCTGTCTTCCTGATATTTAGCCAAAAAATCAACTGCTCCGGAAAATGCAACCCGATTGATATATTTGTCTATTTCTTCAGCGGTCATACCGATGCCGTTATCTGAGAATTTGAGCTGTCGAGCATTTTCATCTAGCGTAACTTGAATCCGCGGGGTAAACTCAACCGCGCTCTCCCCGAGTCGAACTAAACTTTGCCGTTTAGTAATCGCATCACAGGCGTTGGAAATCAGCTCACGGATAAAAATATCCTGATCCGAATAAAGCCATTGCCTGATTATCGGAAAAATATTATCTATATCAACCGATAAACGTCCACTTTGATCACGTAATTTTTCTGCCATATTTACCTCCGTTATGTTTCATTACACCAGTTATCACATATATTTTTGAAAATCATTCATATTATTTTTGTACTTATTGTTAAAATACACGAGGCCATTGCCAACTCAGCGGTATGAGTCAAACTGAGTTTCAGACATGGAGCCGCTTTAAAAATTGCTTCGCCCTTCCCCTTCTGCAGTTTCAGTACATCGACCTCAGTGGACACAGGGAATTTCATAGATACGACGTACTCCATCAACGCGGCATAGCCGTTTTCGGACAAGTAAACCTCCGGTTGACCGCTTTTCCCTGTTCTGATGTCCATATCAGCCCAAGCCAGCTTCCGCCCGATGCCGCACCCTAAAGTTTTGGCAATAGCTTCTTTGGCCGCAAACCTACCAGCTACCCACTCATAAAAACGAGCATTACGCGTGGGAGGTAGAGCCTCGATTTCGCACGCAGTAAGTATCCGGCACAAAAAATCTCCATCAAAACGTGACAAGGCCTGTTTAATTCTCCCTATTTCGACCAAATCGATCCCATGTGCATAAATTCCACCCAGATCATCGCCCCAGTCGATATTTTCACCCACTTCAGTCAAAACTGCCTCTTTCTCACCAGATCCCGCATATCCGCACCAATTAAGTGCAAATATAGAAAATTATTGCGTAAACGAGAGGTGACACGCTCGTCGTAAGCCGATTGTAACTGTTCCAAAGTTAAGTTTGAGGTGACCATTGTACGACATCTGGGTGGACGACGTTCATTCAAAAGCTTGAGTAAGGTTACTACCGCCTGGGGGGCAGCGGCTGCCTCCGTACCTAAGTCATCCAAAACCAAGAAATCACACTGCAGATAAGCATCAGTCAATTCTCGCAGTTCAGCCAACCTTTGCTGGTCAGGCGAAAAAGCCTGCCGCAGCAATCTCAGTTCATTGAAATCGCTTAATATACGTTCCGCACTGACAAATATTGTTACCCGTCCTGATCTGCGAATTGCATGCACCGCACAACCGGCTAAAAATGTTTTGCCAGTTCCGGTTTGACCGGCAAGCAGCAAATTCTTGAAACCTGGGTTCGACCAGCCTTGCGCCAGTTGGGTTATCCAAGCGTAAGCAATAGCGATAGGTTGCGAAGTATAGTCTTTATTGCCGGACGCGGTGCTTGCAATCTCCGGCATATTAACCGAATTAAGTCCAGCTGCAGTCAATGATTCGCCGACCAAAGCCCAATCAAATTCACTCAGCTCAGCGGCAGCGATGACCGTTTCTTCTTCGGGCAGGCTACTTTGGGCAACCCGCATCGCTTGATAGCAATGGCAGAGTTCGGCCGGCTGTTTCAAACTGTGTCCGGTGTCATGACATAATTGGCAAGTATATTGCGGCGACATAAAGTCGGCCGGAACACCGGCCGCGGCCAATTCCGTCTGCCAAAGATTTTCAATATAGAACAATTTTTGTTTACAGGCACCCATGGCATCCGCTTTGCCGTTCAAGGTCGCCTGTAAAACAGCCAATCTCGCCCGTTGCAGCTCTGTCATGAGCTGTTTTAGATTTGGGTGGGCATGAAAAATTCGGTGAATATATAGGTCACGTTTCTTTTCCGCCGCCTGCCGGTTGGCTGCATAAGCCCGGATTATTTGATTCTCAAACATAATTAAATTTCAACCTCAAACTATTCCTGCGTGTCGGCATTGCTGCTAACCGCTGTACCAGCTTCAGCACCTGTCCCACCTTCAGCACCTGCCCCAGCTTCAGAGCCTACCCCAGCCATACCGCCGCTCTGAGCTGCGGAACCTCCCTGGCCAACGTTTGCCGCTTTTCCCTTCGCAGTAGGTGGAAGAAAACTCTGTGGCAAATCTGCCTTAGCAGCAGCATTACCAAGCAGCGCATTAATAAACGCCGCATCCGCTTTGCCGTCATAACTGAAAGGACGTTCGGTAAATTTCTTTACACCTTTTGCGTTCCGGGCAGCTCCTGCTCTGCCTGAACGCCCCGAACCGGTAAATGATGCACTCATCCCCCCGGAAGACGCTGAAATTGCAGATGAAGCGGAAGTTACGGATGTTCCAGAAGTCAAACGTCTATACTCGGCCTGTTCGAAAGCCTCAATAGCCGCCAGATCGGCCAGTCCCGCTTCCACCCACTTTTTGACAATTGTATTTAAAGCTGTAATTGTCGGATTACGCAAATTTGGCGTTTTTTGTAAAAGATATTCCAATACATCGGTCTTATAGCCGTGTTTGAAAATCCAATCTCCGATTATCTCCTCATCAGCCGCGGTTACGGTTCGCCGCAGCGATTTCCCCACCAACCGAGAGGCCACCCGCAATAAACTCAACTTATCCTGATCACGAATCAAGTCGTTGTAGGTAATGATGCCACGTTCTGACCAACTCTTCGCAACTGACTTTAAATAAAAATAATTTCGCAAATTACCCCGCTCGGAACATTCGCGTACCAGACAATACATTACCTGACGATCAAAGTGGTACTGATCAATTATCGTTTCGATCATGTGATACCATGTAGGCGTCATACCACCGTGGAAAAAAGTTTTGTTTATGTCCTGCATATAACGCTCAAAAGAATTTTTAGCCGCACGATTGTCGGTGGCGTTACCTTCACCAGCCACCCTAGCCTTGCCGCCAGCCGCCGCTTCAGACATTTGCAGTAAATTCTTCAATTCAGCCAATTTGAGGTCGGTAAATTCATATCGATTTCCGTCCGGTGCCAAATCAATCAAACCGGCAATAGCCAGACTCGTCATGGCTTTCTTAATCTCATTGTCCGAACATCCCAATATATTGGCCAGTTCCGACGAAGTATTATGCTCATGCTTTTTGAAATCATACAGCAACCGCAGATACAGTTTGAGCGGAATAAGCGACAAACTAAACATTTTATCAACAATGAACAAATCAGGTACGGGTGTATCCTGTAGTATCAATTCATATGAATTTTCCCAGAGCATAAATACCTCCAATTCTTTTAATTATACCACCCAAGTTTTACAACTGCATAGCTCGCCGGCTATTCACCCATTCCACAAAAACTCACCTTCACAAAATAACTCATCTCAAACTCGTCTTCACAAAATACCGCACCAAAAAACAACATACGAAAACCCCCGTAAAAACGGGGGTTCGCAAATTTCATTCAATATTCGTAAAGCAATCAGCAATCCTTGCAGCGTTATTACGCGCAACAACTTGCCAGCTTATTCCGCATAAGATTCCTGGGACTTACGCACATAAGATTTGTAGCGTTCGGCCGCATTCTGTTCGGCCAAGGCAAAAACCGCTTCGACATGTTCCGGCGGGTACTTTTTGGCCAAAGAGCTGTAACGAACCTCAGTCGTAAGATAGTCGTGGAACTTAGACAAGTCAGGTGCTTTGGAATCAAGTACGAACGGATTCTTACCTTCTTTAGCTAATAGCGGATTGAAACGGTACAGATGCCAATAGCCACACTCCACTGCTTGTTTCT
This is a stretch of genomic DNA from Mageeibacillus indolicus UPII9-5. It encodes these proteins:
- the acpS gene encoding holo-ACP synthase; amino-acid sequence: MGENIDWGDDLGGIYAHGIDLVEIGRIKQALSRFDGDFLCRILTACEIEALPPTRNARFYEWVAGRFAAKEAIAKTLGCGIGRKLAWADMDIRTGKSGQPEVYLSENGYAALMEYVVSMKFPVSTEVDVLKLQKGKGEAIFKAAPCLKLSLTHTAELAMASCILTISTKII
- the uvrB gene encoding excinuclease ABC subunit UvrB codes for the protein MEFKLHAPFQPTGDQPAAIEALTAGFTAGRRAQTLLGVTGSGKTFTMANIIARLQRPTLVLAPNKTLSGQLCAEFKAFFPENAVEYFVSYYDFYQPEAYIAATDTYIEKDSAINDEIDRMRHSATASLLERRDVIVVASVSCIYGLGDPYTYKHLMVHLREGATKNRDEVIRELVDIQYQRNDYDCRRGTFRVRGDSLDIYPISSDKIILRISFFDDEIDRIAEVDALTGKTLALRNYVLIYPASHYATSRAKIMGALSDIEQELTARVKELRAEGKIMEAYRLEQRTRYDMDMLLETGFVKGIENYSRFLDGRKPGVPPYTLLDFFPEDYLLMIDESHVTVPQIGAMYAGDRSRKEALVDYGFRLPAAFDNRPLKFNEFERKMGQTLFVSATPGKYEAQHSEFVQEQVIRPTGLLDPPIEIHPVDGQIEDMLAAIKKKTAVGERTLVLTLTKKMSEDLTEFFSSAGLKVKYLHSDIANEERLRILKELREGEFDVLVGINLLREGIDLPEVGLLAILDADKEGFLRSATSLIQIIGRVARNVNGKVIMYADSITAAMQNAVDETNRRRRIQATYNQIHNITPHTVVKEIRELPDTYSVTSPKASQREHERAAMSEPAMNESAMNEPDTNPYLHKAVAKTAAAAVTSVIDGATAASTAKPTAKPSTKPTAKPSATSQAPTFAELTEFLRRGDLKHFEKSACVLSPKEKAKLLKQLQKLMRQSATRTEYEQAAVYRDAIQSLMC
- the htpG gene encoding molecular chaperone HtpG: MAEKLRDQSGRLSVDIDNIFPIIRQWLYSDQDIFIRELISNACDAITKRQSLVRLGESAVEFTPRIQVTLDENARQLKFSDNGIGMTAEEIDKYINRVAFSGAVDFLAKYQEDSKSADGIIGHFGLGFYSAFMPAEKVEIFSLSYLPGAKAAHWLSEDGVSYTLSECEKAEVGTEIIITLSDEAQKFVNAGFVRATLHKYCYFMPQPIFFTSVKEEAEESARESAAATAKAKKDETAATNEAAAGSGDTPATDEAATDTAQKRSTAPQPLNNTSPLWLKKPSECTDEEYLAFYREAFQDFNPPLFWIHLNMDYPFNLKGILYFPKQNEEKIATLDGRIKLYSNQVFVADNIKEVIPDFLFLLRGCIDCPDLPLNVSRSFLQHDAYVQKLSAHIVKKVADKLNEIFRKDLPAYEKSWDSISTFVKYGMMRDEKFYEKANSALIFRKTDDTWLHWAEAPKEIYYTVDKEKQAYYVDLAISRKHEVVCLGKEIDAPFINFLEYKRPDTHFIAVEAENNNEAGDSEILPRLQEAFSAYAADVDFGVAALGVDALPAVLMETEDGKRAKQMREMFKQMGQDLNDPNLNGMMQAKNKLVFNTDNAIWTKLLNLSDAETKAELIAQLYDLAKLNYGILKGNELTAFLQRSDVLLKKLAE
- a CDS encoding DNA polymerase III subunit alpha; its protein translation is MADFVHLHMHTEYSLLSGANRISELPRRIAELGMSACAITDHGVMYGALEFYQACRKENIKPIIGCEVYVALNGRLAKDGVADRRTAHLILLAENNCGLRNLNKLVTLSYTEGFYGKPRVDHELLALYHEGLIALSGCIEGEIPLALRRGDFAGACELARQYQDIFGSENFFLEMQATGLPEQNMVNSGLIRIAKKLGIPPVATNDCHYMQQTDATAHEILLCIKTGKKLNDEHRPRIGSDQLYIKSPSEMAAAFPDLPEALANTVRIAERCKAEFEFGVLHLPKFKQPEEFSDSVAYLTTKCRAGLERRLAQAAFAPRETYEERLKYELSVINSMGYTDYYLIVWDFIDYAKRNGIFVGPGRGSGAGSLAAFCLGITNIDPLRYNLIFERFLNAERVSMPDFDIDFCFERRQEVIDYVYRKYGTERVCQVITFGTMAAKAVVRDVARVLDYPLPETDKLAKMIPGVLGMTLKKALNINADLKMLYEKDPQVRQLIDYAQILEGLPRHASTHAAGVIICGEPVVNYAPLAKNDEALVVQYTKNYIESIGLLKFDFLGLRTLTVLRDAAAAIKVNYGREIDFDQLDLADEKVFNMLGRGETDGVFQLESSGMTSFIKELRPTSLEDIIAGISLYRPGPMEQIPRYVAARHNPALISYDHPLLRPILQVTYGCIVYQEQVMQIVRDLAGFSMGMADIVRRAMAKKKPKELATYEGLFLFGGHDFKGNKVPGCIANGVEENVGRKIFNEVLAFAGYAFNKPHAASYAIVAYYTAWLRLYYPTEFMAAILNSFIGDLSKAAHYVQACRQLGIEVLPLNVNYSQVKFATEGKNKIRFALGAIKNVGFGAIREVVAEREANGLFKDPGDFWRRTANLSLNRKMQESLIRAGALDCFNIDRARLLTAVVTYLNTVSAGSGSCLAGQFSLFDGPEGESISVAEPVYLPVKAFSSLEKLMMEQELIGLYLTGHPLADYRAQVAAFSVADSSWLLPSVDEQGQVIDERRAADGDSVKFMAFVLSVTERITRQSTKMARIVAEDFISRFEVVAFPKVWERLGRSLNEGGVYKLYGRVQRRDESENACLILQRAERVDELVDKSLLSGSSGSGEANRGSGGSGCGTQNDGSNGGPGTLSGDSLVADTQGNGGPAENTDLQALNTARGEADCMATAEFLRHPATDVADNAPPEVYAKLAAALAEPVEPPHIPPVPHPDDIAKINKAKVAKRHVAISGSHAAATNVTTHDAGYSLICRYEPQVDPHKLQKLLLLFKAHPGKTPTAVYVVRTAKLECLPTVYHIKLTPEFMAELAEFWGLDNLEVKLADTEKFKNDTPSK
- a CDS encoding phospho-sugar mutase is translated as MANYHELYQIWANDPYFDAETHAELKDIAGDETAIKERFYRYLEFGTGGLRGIIGAGTNYMNKYTVALATEAFAEYISQRGEAAKAAGVCISYDSRKHSQEFAEITGLVFAAHGIKARLFSELHPTPMLSYAVRYFKAAAGVMITASHNPGKYNGYKAYGEDGGQLPPAAADVVIAAMNKIKDIRDIKPMDKAAAKAAGLFEYITPKMDEAYFDMLLKISINGDLVAKHKDMKIVYTPLNGAGNKPVRAIWKKMGFKNIIVVPEQELPDPEFKTCSYPNPEERAALQLAIDLAAKEKADIVIATDPDSDRTGCCVRLANGEYQVLTGNQIGMLLMDYVLSARQARGTLPKNSFVATTIVSTRLAHQVAAHFGVKLYEVLTGFKYIGELIKNLDENGDAHFQFGFEESYGYLAETEVRDKDAVVGAMLLAELAVTAAEAGQTLADRLNDCYAKYGYGEEKTVSITLEGLAGIEKIKNALDKLRKQPVNEFAGYPLTARRDYQLRVRCGYRDGKLWQEDLTLPQSNVLLYEFDGLDWACVRPSGTEPKLKIYCGCYGTDKAMVQERLAVRAAKIKAAIEAEL